TCGTGTTCATCGGCATGCTGCAGGACGCCGGCCTGTCCCTCGACGACATCGAGGTGATCCTCGGCGCGTCGACGGTGGACGAGTGGAAGGCGGTCGCCCGGGAGCGCCTGGCCGCCCTGGACGCGGAGATCGAACGGCTCCAGCGGGCGCGGGCCTACCTCGACGGCGCTCTGTTGTGCCGGTTCGACCACCCCGCCACGGAGTGCTGGGTGATGGGTGCCGAGATCGACCGCCGCCTGGAGGCGGCGCCAGTGGGCTGACCGGGTGACGGCGTTCCTCACCGAGGCGCTGGACGCCGGCGGGCGGGCTCAGCGGGTGATGAACGAGAGCTTGCCGCTTGTCTCGAGGACGGCGAGCCGCACGTCGTCGATGTCTTCGATGCCGTTTTGGCGAGCGGCCTCGAGCACCTCGGCCCACGGGATGAGCTCGAGGGCCAAGGTGGCCTCCACGGGCTGGCCGTCCTCGATGAGGACCACCGGCACGCCCTCGACCACGCGTCGAGCGCGGTCCGAGCGCCACGTCAACCATTCGAGCACGGACACCCAGAACGCGAAGGTGGCGATGGCGAGTGCCGAGCCCGTCACCGAGTAGTCCTCCTGGGTCACGCCCTGCTGGACCAGGTCGCCGATGACCACGAGCATGAGCATCTGGAGCGGGCTCATGTCACCGAGGGAGCGCTTGCGCAGCACCCGCAGGAGGATGAGGACGAAGAAGAAGACCAGGGTGGCGCGACCGACGATCTGCATCAGCGCAGCACCCTCGTGTGGAAGTGCACGGAGGCGACGGCCCGTCCGCCTTCGACGACCGCGACGGTGCCGTCCCGCCCTTGTTGCTGTGACGGTTGGATGCGGCCGTCGTAGACGATCCGGAGCACATCGCCGGGCGGTGGGTCGAACTGGAGCACCAGCCGTTCGCCGTCCGCCCAGCCACCCGCCGGCGGAGGGTTCCACCCGTTCTCGTCCCACATCTCGATCCACGCCCACGACACCGCCACCCGGACCGGGCCGTCGAAGCCGCCGGACCGTTCGATGCGCAGGTCGAACGGGGCGGCCAGGGCCGGGCGGGTGACGGCGGGGTAACGCACGGTGAGCTCGTACCCGCCGCCGGCCGACGTGCTCGTTCGGGTCGAGGTCCCGGTCACCTCGGTCCAGCCCAGACGATCGGTGACGGCGCTGAGGACCAGCGCCACCATGAGCAGCCATCCGCAGGCGTAGGTGATCCGACGGTGGCGGCGCCGGCGGGGCCCATCCTCGCGGTCGAAGTGGGTGACGGCCGCCAGCGGGTCCCGTTCGTGTCCGGGGGCTGCTCGTGCAGAACCGCGACCGGTGATCACGATCCTGCTCCTACCCCCGCGATGGCCCCGTCAGGTCGCGACCGGGGTGAGGTGCTGGGTCAGACCACGCCGTAGGCGACCATGGCGTCGGCCACCTTGACGAAGCCGGCGATGTTGGCGCCTTTGACGTAGTCGGTGAAGTCGCCCTCGGAGCCGTAGCGGACGCACTCCGCGTGGATGCCGCGCATGATCTCGCGCAGCCGGGTGTCGACCTCCTCGCGGGTCCACGAGATGCGCAGCGAGTTCTGGCTCTGTTCGAGGCCCGACACCGCGACGCCGCCGGCGTTGGATGCCTTGGCCGGGCCGTGCAGCAGCTTGGCCTCCCGGAACACGTGGATGGCGTCGATCGAGGTGGGCATGTTGGCGCCCTCGGCCACGAGCATCGTGCCGTTCTTCACGAGGGCGGCGGCGTCGTCCCCGTCGAGCTCGTTCTGGGTGGCGCACGGGAACGCGAGGTCGCAGGGCACGTGCCAGGGGCGCTGACCCGGGAAGAACGAGCAGCCGAAGTGGTCGGCGTACTCCTGGAGGCGACCCCTGCGCTTCTCCTTGAGGTCCTTGAGCCAGGCCAGCTTCTCCTCGTCGATCCCGTCGGGGTCGTGGACGAAGCCGCCCGAGTCCGACGCGGTCACCACCTTGGCGCCGAGGTGGTTCAGCTTCTCCATCGTGTAGAGCGCGACGTTGCCGGACCCCGACACGACCGCGGTCTTGCCCTCGATGCCCTCGCCGCGGGTGGCGAGCATGTCCTCGCTGAAGTACACGACGCCGTAGCCCGTGGCCTCGGTGCGCACGAGGCTGCCGCCGAAGGCCAGGCCCTTGCCGGTGAGGATACCGGTGAAGCGGTTGGCGAGGCGCTTGTACTGCCCGAACAGGTAGCTGATCTCGCGGGCGCCCACGCCGATGTCGCCGGCGGGCACGTCGGTGTCCTCGCCGATGTGGCGGTGCAGCTCGATCATGAGCGACTGGCAGAAGCGCATGACCTCGTTGTCGCTCTTGCCCTTGGGGTTGAAGTTGGAGCCACCCTTGCCCCCGCCCATGGGCAGGCCGGTGAGGCTGTTCTTCAGGATCTGCTCGAAGGCGAGGAACTTCAACACGCTGAGGGTGACGCTCTTGTCGAAGCGCATCCCGCCCTTGTACGGGCCGATCGAGTTGTTGAACTGCACCCGCCAGGCCCGGTTGACGCGCACGTTGTTGTCGTCGTCCTCCCACGACACCCGGAAGATGACCACCCGGTCCGGCTCGGTCATGCGCTCGAGGATCTGGGCCTTGCGGTAGTGCGGATGCTCGAGGGTGAAGGGGATGAGCGTCTCCGCCACCTCGAGCACGGCCTGCTGGAACTCGGGTTCCCCCGGGTTGCGCTTGACCAGCCCGGCCATGAAGTGGTCGAGCTCCGCCTGGGCCTCGCTGCTCAGCGTCCGTTGCACTTGGTGCACCCCCCGGTTCGTGACTGCGGCGACGCTACCGCTGCCCCTGCGCCCGTGCGCTGAGAACCTTCGGGAGGCCTCGGATCCTCAGCAACTTCTCAGGTTCCGCCCAGGTGACTCCCCGGTGCGGCGGTGACGATGCGGACATGGACGAACTCGATGTCACCACCTCATCTGCTCTGCCCGCCGGGTCCCGTGACGGTGCTCAGGACGCCCACGACCTCGGCCTGCGGTACGACCTCACCGTCCTCGCCGCCCGCCGCGCCGAGGTCATGGCCGCCCGTCTGTCCGATGCGCCCCGGCTCCTGCACCGGCGAGGTGCGCTGAAGCTGCTCGGCGGCGCCGGGCTGGGGCTCGTCCTCGCCGCCTGCGGCTCGTCCTCGTCGTCCTCCTCGGCATCCTCGACGTCGGCGGCGGCCGGCGGATCGACCACCTCGTCCGCCCTCGGCGCCGCCAGCACGACCGCAGGTGGCTCGTCCTCGGCGGCCGGCACGGTCACCGACGCCGTACCGGAGGAGACCGCGGGCCCATACCCGGCGGACGGCACCAACGGCCCCGAC
The genomic region above belongs to Acidimicrobiales bacterium and contains:
- a CDS encoding MerR family transcriptional regulator, giving the protein MTLEPDFKSTADMVRDDEALLTIGEVAARAGVATSAVRYYERRGLLEADERRSGQRRFREPTLRRLVFIGMLQDAGLSLDDIEVILGASTVDEWKAVARERLAALDAEIERLQRARAYLDGALLCRFDHPATECWVMGAEIDRRLEAAPVG
- a CDS encoding DUF421 domain-containing protein; this encodes MQIVGRATLVFFFVLILLRVLRKRSLGDMSPLQMLMLVVIGDLVQQGVTQEDYSVTGSALAIATFAFWVSVLEWLTWRSDRARRVVEGVPVVLIEDGQPVEATLALELIPWAEVLEAARQNGIEDIDDVRLAVLETSGKLSFITR
- the gdhA gene encoding NADP-specific glutamate dehydrogenase, with translation MAGLVKRNPGEPEFQQAVLEVAETLIPFTLEHPHYRKAQILERMTEPDRVVIFRVSWEDDDNNVRVNRAWRVQFNNSIGPYKGGMRFDKSVTLSVLKFLAFEQILKNSLTGLPMGGGKGGSNFNPKGKSDNEVMRFCQSLMIELHRHIGEDTDVPAGDIGVGAREISYLFGQYKRLANRFTGILTGKGLAFGGSLVRTEATGYGVVYFSEDMLATRGEGIEGKTAVVSGSGNVALYTMEKLNHLGAKVVTASDSGGFVHDPDGIDEEKLAWLKDLKEKRRGRLQEYADHFGCSFFPGQRPWHVPCDLAFPCATQNELDGDDAAALVKNGTMLVAEGANMPTSIDAIHVFREAKLLHGPAKASNAGGVAVSGLEQSQNSLRISWTREEVDTRLREIMRGIHAECVRYGSEGDFTDYVKGANIAGFVKVADAMVAYGVV